A genomic region of Terriglobales bacterium contains the following coding sequences:
- a CDS encoding SET domain-containing protein, producing the protein MMVVRTYLALSPIHGVGLFAAEPIAVGAPICVFDERYDLIFIDKEVETMPAPMQLFVRCFGFKDPLDPGFTFCDFDNGRFMNHSDTPNVNQVDGVNYAARDIPAGEELTCDYRLLGVWELTQPEEMNKSRN; encoded by the coding sequence ATGATGGTTGTTCGAACATATCTTGCCCTAAGCCCGATTCATGGCGTAGGTCTGTTCGCCGCGGAACCGATCGCGGTCGGCGCACCAATATGCGTTTTTGATGAGCGATACGACCTTATTTTCATCGACAAAGAGGTTGAGACAATGCCGGCTCCAATGCAATTGTTCGTGCGGTGTTTTGGCTTTAAAGATCCGTTGGATCCCGGCTTTACCTTCTGTGATTTTGATAATGGCCGATTCATGAACCACTCCGACACGCCGAACGTGAACCAGGTTGACGGCGTTAATTATGCAGCGCGTGATATTCCTGCCGGGGAAGAGTTAACGTGCGACTACCGCCTGCTCGGGGTCTGGGAACTTACACAGCCGGAGGAGATGAACAAAAGTCGAAATTGA
- a CDS encoding SET domain-containing protein-lysine N-methyltransferase, which produces MMLVPIYVAPSSIHGVGVFAAEPIAKGTTVWIPLYDRKFTDAEVAEMPRLMREFIDVYGYKDDRYPGIVFCGVDNGRFMNHSDTPNTDQLEEGNVAVRAIAAGEELTCDYALMGEEPPGPRPKS; this is translated from the coding sequence ATGATGCTCGTGCCCATCTATGTTGCCCCAAGTTCCATTCATGGGGTCGGTGTGTTCGCGGCAGAGCCGATCGCGAAAGGAACCACGGTCTGGATACCACTTTACGACCGCAAATTTACTGACGCCGAGGTCGCGGAGATGCCGCGATTGATGCGTGAGTTTATCGATGTATACGGCTACAAGGACGATCGCTATCCCGGCATTGTTTTTTGTGGCGTGGATAATGGCCGTTTCATGAACCATTCCGATACACCCAATACGGACCAGCTTGAAGAGGGTAATGTAGCGGTGCGTGCTATTGCAGCAGGAGAAGAATTGACTTGCGACTACGCACTGATGGGAGAAGAGCCTCCTGGGCCGAGACCAAAAAGCTGA